One segment of Primulina tabacum isolate GXHZ01 chromosome 14, ASM2559414v2, whole genome shotgun sequence DNA contains the following:
- the LOC142524919 gene encoding bidirectional sugar transporter SWEET7-like: protein MIFLFSGNILALILFLSPVPTFYGIWKEKSVEQYSPIPYLATFINCGLWILYGLPVVHPNSTLLVTINGAGLVIEIVYLSLFIIFSDAKKRLKLVATVVAECIFVAVLALLVLTLLHSTKLRSIVVRSICMLGNIMMYAAPLAVMKLVIRTRSVEYMPFFLSLFSFLGGICWTAYALIRFDPFIAAPNGIGSVLGLAQLFLYATFYKSTKRIMAEREAHAELGLAEKQSQINAV from the exons ATGATCTTTTTATTTTCAGGAAACATATTAGCACTCATATTGTTCCTGTCTCCTGT GCCAACTTTTTATGGGATATGGAAGGAAAAATCGGTGGAACAATACTCGCCGATACCCTATTTGGCAACATTTATCAACTGTGGGCTATGGATTCTGTACGGCCTGCCTGTGGTCCACCCCAACAGTACCCTATTGGTGACCATCAATGGCGCGGGTTTAGTGATCGAGATTGTGTATCTGTCGCTCTTTATTATATTTTCTGATGCCAAGAAACGCCTCAAGTTGGTGGCGACGGTGGTGGCGGAGTGCATTTTCGTGGCGGTTTTGGCCCTTCTTGTCTTAACTTTGCTTCATTCAACCAAGCTCCGGTCCATCGTCGTCCGTAGCATCTGCATGTTGGGGAACATTATGATGTACGCGGCCCCGTTGGCGGTCATG AAGCTGGTGATCAGAACGAGAAGTGTGGAGTACATGCCATTTTTCCTGTCTCTCTTCTCCTTCCTCGGTGGAATTTGTTGGACTGCTTATGCCCTTATTCGTTTCGATCCCTTCATTGCT GCCCCAAATGGGATAGGATCGGTTCTTGGTCTGGCCCAACTATTTTTGTACGCCACCTTCTACAAGTCCACTAAAAGAATCATGGCCGAAAGAGAAGCCCATGCAGAACTGGGCTTAGCCGAAAAGCAATCGCAGATCAATGCAGTTTAG